A region from the Falco peregrinus isolate bFalPer1 chromosome 19, bFalPer1.pri, whole genome shotgun sequence genome encodes:
- the LOC114011822 gene encoding beta-keratin-related protein-like yields the protein MASDQLACTNPCEAKCPQPLATSSNEPCVVACGDSRVIIYPPPVVVTFPGPILTTYPQQTVVGASEPSEVALAEPPTTAPLPAEATGRLEAAAEKLAPQVIARPEPRCAPKYSYTYSSQWTHPCNSYRSGKRWTY from the coding sequence ATGGCTTCCGACCAGCTGGCATGCACCAACCCCTGCGAGGCAAagtgtccccagcccctggccacCAGCAGCAATGAGCCTTGCGTCGTGGCCTGCGGTGACTCCCGGGTGATTATATACCCACCACCTGTTGTCGTCACCTTCCCAGGACCCATCCTCACCACCTACCCACAGCAAACCGTCGTGGGAGCCTCAGAGCCCTCTGAGGTGGCCCTGGCAGAGCCCCCCACCACAGCACCTCTGCCAGCAGAGGCGACAGggaggctggaggcagcagctgagaaacTTGCCCCCCAGGTCATTGCCCGACCTGAGCCACGGTGTGCCCCAAAATACTCCTACACCTATTCTTCCCAATGGACACATCCATGCAATTCATACCGCTCTGGGAAACGGTGGACATACTAA
- the LOC101922883 gene encoding claw keratin-like, with translation MSCTSLCNTSCGVAAPAPLADTCNEPCVRQCPDSTVVIQPPPSVITFPGPILSSFPQQSVVGSAGAPGVGGGYGGTFGGRGGFGGYGGYGGYGGYGGYGGYGGYGGYGGYGGFGGCGYGGWGRGHRYLNGNCGPC, from the coding sequence GCACCAGCCTGTGCAACACCTCCTGTGGGGtggccgccccggccccgctggctGACACCTGCAACGAGCCCTGCGTGCGGCAGTGCCCTGACTCCACGGTGGTGATCCAGCCACCACCCTCGGTGATCACCTTCCCCGGgcccatcctcagctccttcccgcaGCAGAGTGTTGTTGGCTCAGCGGGAGCTCCCGGTGTTGGCGGAGGCTACGGCGGCACTTTTGGAGGCCGTGGTGGTTTTGGAGGCTATGGAGGCTATGGGGGCTACGGGGGCTATGGGGGTTATGGAGGTTATGGGGGCTATGGGGGTTATGGGGGCTATGGAGGATTTGGCGGTTGTGGATATGGTGGTTGGGGCCGAGGCCACAGGTACCTCAATGGGAACTGTGGACCCTGCTAA